The Salvelinus fontinalis isolate EN_2023a chromosome 34, ASM2944872v1, whole genome shotgun sequence region TATCTCCCTCATCCTTGTCCTCTTGTCTCCCTGCTAGGCCAATGTACATCAGTATCTCCCTCATCCTTGTCCTCTTGTCTCCCTGCTAGGCCAATGTACATCAGTATCTCCCTCATCCTTGTCCTCTTGTCTCCCTGCTAGGCCACTAAAGACCTAGAGAACTACGATGCAGAGAGACATGATGAGTTCAAACGCTATGAGATGCTGAAGGAGCACGAGAGACGGGAGTACCTCAAGGGTCTAGaccaggagaagagagagaaggaggagaagaggatggaggAGCTGAAGGATAAACACCGCAAGCACCCCAAGGTCAACGCTCcggtgagagagaaagacggagagagcGAGTAAGATGGAGGGAATGCTTTTTGTATGCGAGACCAGTAGAATGGAATCTCTCTTTTCTATCTCTCCATCAGGGCAGTGTAGCTCAACTGCGTGAGGTATGGGAGGAGACGGATGGACTGGACCCAACAGAGTTTAACCCAAAGACCTTCTTCAAACTGCATGGTCAGTTAAGCTGCACTCTACTATTACATGATGATGACGTTTGTATGTGTTCAAATAATGGTTATTTTCCTCACTGTAGATGCAAATGGAGATGGTGTTTTAGATGAGCAGGAACTAGAGGCCCTCTTTGCCAAAGAGGTAACGCACATTCCCctcacgtgtgtgtctgtgtccgtgcGGTATAGTAACAGCTCTCTCCTGCCCTCTACCACCAGCTGGAGAAGGTCTACGACCCAAAGAATGAGGAGGATGATATgatggagatggaggaagagaggctgAGGATGAGGGAGCATGTCATGAAGAACGTTAGTATTGTTTggatttctctccatctctgttttAACCCTCCATTCCCGTTTTTCCTTGTTTCTGTGTCTTTATCCCTCTCATCCTTTCACTCTGTCTGTTCACCTCTCATCTGTTCACCTCTCATCTGTTCACCTCTCATCTGttcactctctgtctgttcacCTCTCATCTGttcactctctgtctgttcacCTCTCATCTGttcactctctgtctgttcacCTCTCATCTGttcactctctgtctgttcacCTCTCATCTGttcactctctgtctgttcacCTCTCATCTGttcactctctgtctgttcacCTCTCATCTGttcactctctgtctgttcacCTCTCATCCGTTCACTCTCTGTCGGTTCACCTCTCATCTGttcactctctgtctgttcacCTCTCATCTGttcactctctgtctgttcacCTCTCATCTGTTCACTCTCTGTCGGTTCACCTCTCATCCGTTCACTCTGTCTGTTCACCTCTCATCTGttcactctctgtctgttcacCTCTCATCTGttcactctctgtctgttcacCTCTCATCTGTTCACTCTCTGTCGGTTCACCTCTCATCCGTTCACTCTGTCGGTTCATCTCTCATCTGTTCACTCTCTGTAGGTTCACTCTCTGTCGGTTCACCTGTCATCCATTCACTCTCGGTCTGTTATCTATTACTTTTTTCAGCTGTTTTCTGTTTTGACAGGTGGACATCAATCAAGATCGACTCGTCAGCCTGGAAGAGTTCCTTAAATCAACAGACAAGAAAGAGTTCAACAACCCTAAAGAATGGGATGTAAGTGAGTGAGGGATGTTGGGTCATTTTATAGTTTGTGTGTTGAATCATGTCAGACTCGTCTTCCCCATCCCTCTAGACTTTAGATGACACCAAGCCGGTGTTCACAGAGGCTGAGCTCCAGCGGTTTGAGGCGGAGCTGCGGACCAAGGAGGAGGAGCTGGGTAGGAGGGCGGAGTCTCTTCGTCAGGAGCAGGATCTGCTGAAGGAGAGGGGCAAGGCCCTTGAGGCCCAGAGACGAGAGTACCAACAGGTAGACAACCACCACTTACTCTGCACAGTGGTATGGAGGACAGCCATACTATGAACAGCCAAATACTGCAGAATAAGCCATACTGTCACTATAGCGATTTATATCTTCAATGAAATATGAAACTATGAGTAGCCATATGATGAAATGTTTGTCTGATTCTGTCAGGCAGTGCTAGAGATGTCTCAGAGGAAGGAGAAACAGGCAGTGGAGGGGCAGCCTCCTACGGGTCCTAACGGAGAACTACAGTTCCACCAAGAGATGCAGAAACTGGAAGATCAAGGTAAACGGGATAGACGAGATAAAAAGGGCGGGGATGGAGTGAGTTGGGGACATTTTTGCTTTTGTCTCCTCTGAGGGGTTCTTTCAGTAATGGAATGTTCTCTCTGGCGCTCTCATTCAGGTGCTAAAGCTCCTGTTGAACAAGAAGTCCAAGAGGCCCAGAATAACCTGCCTGCAGAACCACCACAAAACCTGCCCATAAACACCTAATGCTGCACCCTGATACACATAGGGTTGCAatgggagggtatattactggaaactttctatgtttaccagtaaactaccagaatttttGTAACTTTCAAGAAATATATGGAATTTTATCAGATGACATCTAGTGTCTTTTTTttggtacttcagattatcacaggtgtttGTGAGCATGGTTACATGCGCACAATAATTTGATTTTGTTTAAacatttacatgctttgcaagaagaacgatttccctaaCAATCCTGTTTAcgtctgaaatcaggctactgaTGGGACTGCAGATAAATTCCAAAAATCAGTAATCTGAAAAATATGTTCGACCACAGTGGCAAAACTGTTTTGCAAAACCTTTTTGATTCTGAGTTGGgacatataaagtttgtatgtgaaaacaaTTTCTGATATGCATACTTTGTTTTTCCAAATTCATGCATAAGAGGGAGTCTTGTGCAACCGGTGCTGACGCAAATCAAATACACAGCTAGAATGCAGTAATATGAAAGATTGCCTAGAAAACCAGATGTTTTAATCGGCGTATGCTTACTTAGATTTTGACCATACGCCAATtcaagataagcagagtaaggtgttcaCATGACTATTTCCATACTTGgtctactgccataatcagtttaatatcgaattattagtgtgcatgtaaacatactcatgaattatctctggccctctgtgtggccctATCAGATGTAAAATATATACAATAATTAAATGAGATGACAAAGGTGTAAAacatcctaaatataaaccatcaacgtAGTGAATGTCATTGGTATTTAATGAGGGTTTCAGAATAAAATACCCTTTGTATCTTACAgacttgtttatttttttatgtcaATATGTCTTTGTTGTAAATATTTAGGggtcaaactggtggcagttgtgaaaaaataCAATAGTTTGAAAAGTTTGTGGAGTGAATTGAAAACAATGcaattgttgattagatgctttccCAAAGTTATTTAGGTTatttttctcttgaaccatatagtctatccactagaaactcatggacattATGGTCACAGATATCATTTTTTTTATGCTATATATGAATAACATTTTTTGTAGTTCAAGTATAAATCACCAAAGTTACCATAGATTACCTGTTATTTACCAAAATTACGGAGGATTCCAGTAACTTTGGTAAAATAGTGGTAACTGTGCAACCCTAGATACATACACGCTCTCGCAGGAACTCATCTCTTTCACTGACACATATATCCAGATGGGTACAGCAGATGACATCATACAGCACAAACGCACAACCCCAGTCAGTCAAGCACATCGCATCGTCCCCTGGCACAGTCCCGGTGTTTACCTATCTCTGTGGTttacatttgatctcaataaaTTATTCAACTCACTGGACCTAGCCTTCTTCATTTTTAAATTCTCTGTCATGCCTGTGAAATGACTGTCTATAGATATGCTGCctttatgttgtctgtctgtgttgtattcCTAGCTTACTATTTATACTGTTTCCCCCCAAATGTCACATTTCTGATTTGTGACCCCTAACCCTTTCCCAGATGAGGTACATTGTTTGAATATTTAATTCCCTATCCCTTCTGCCTTCATACTCCTCTAGTTGACCTTTGACCTCTCCTGCCAATAACTAATTTGTCTATTGGTCACTGGGATCTTACATTGTTGTTATTCCAGCCTTGTCCCTTCTGACATCACCCGTcttatttgaaatgtattttaaaCATCTGTTGTAGTAATGAATCCCTTCGGTGTCTCTGTACTgtgctctctcttttcctctgctGTTGTCCAGTGGTATGGTTCCCTGGGGAGTATGTGCTCATCGTTGTTGTCTCCCATGGAATGGGTCCCCTGGCACACAGTGCATTCCTACCCTGCATTCCACTCACCCCCGGTGACTTCAATGATGACCTCACTGCCCCTTCTTTCTGGGTGGCGATACAGCTGTTAGCTGTCAATCACTCCGCTGCTGGTATGTCACTGTCATTTTTCTtcaaaatgtaatatttttttattctcaGTCTGGCAGTAGGTGAGACAAGTATGTGACAAGATAAAGGAGAGACAGCTGGATGTAATCTCAAGTTATGAGCAACATAAGTTCTATATGTGACCGTTTTGAACATCTATATGGTTGGACAACATGCAGTACCAGAGCAACacagcagatttttttattttttatttcacctttatttaaccaggtaggctagttgagaacaagttctcatttacaactgcgacctggccaagataaagcaaagcagtgtgatacagacaacaacacagagttacacatggagtaaacaataaacaagccaatgacacagtagaaaaaagaaagtctatatacagtgtgtgcaaaaggcatgaggaggtaggcaataaataggccataggcgcaaataattacaatttagcagattaacactggagtgataaatgagcagatgatgatgtgcaagtagagacactggtgtgcaaaagagcagaaaagtaaataaaataaaaacagtatggggatgaggtaggtagatttggtgggctatttacagatggactagaTGATGATGGCAGACTGATCAAACTGAGTGTCCCACACACAGATTTATGTAACTGTCTTTCCTTTTTTATCTATAAAGGAATCATCTTTCAGCTTTGATATTTACAGCTCCTCGCCTCCATCTTGGAGTTTGGGGGGGTGGTTACTTCATGAGTTGGTTATGGAAGTGACCCGTGTTACCTTGTTCTTATGTGTCCAATGTCCATAGCCTGAGGCACagcacagcctctgttctcatgTGTTAGTTCTCTGGATAGAACAActgactgtctctctgcctgtgacCTTTGGAACCCCCAATGAACCCCACTGGAACCTGAAGGAATCACCAGATAATAATAGGAATTGATACCATTATGGAATGATCCTAGTATTAGATATAGTGCTGATGCTGCTGACACATGTCTTCTTCACCATCATCTCCAGATCAGAGACTCTGgcacatgttcaacctctccctgtctgagtctgtaataccaccatgtttcaagcagaccaccatagtccctgtgcccaagaacactaaggtaacctgcctaaatgactacagagccttagcactcatgtctgtagccatgaaatgctttgaaaggcatcatcccagaaaccctagacccactccaatttgcataccttcccaacagatccacagatgatgcaatcactattgtgctccacactgccctttcacacctggacaaaatgaacacctacgtgagaatgctgttcattgactacagctcagtgttcaacaccatagtgccctcaaagctcatcactaagctaaggaccctgggactaaacaccttcctctgcagctggatcctggacttcctgatgggccgaccccaggtggtaagggtaggtaacaacatatccgccacgctgattctcaacactgggacccctcaggggtgcacgctcagtcccctcctgtactccctgttcactcatgactgcacggccaggcacgactccaacaccatcattaagtttgctgatgacacaacagtggtaggcctgatcacagacaacggtgagacagcctatagggaggaggtcagagacctgaccgtgtggtgccaggacaacaacctctccctcaacgtgatcaagacaaaggagatgattgtggactacaggaaaaggaggactgagcacgcccccattctcatcgacggggctgtcgtggagcaggttgagagcttcaagttccttggtgtccacatcaccaacaaactaacatggtccaagcacaccaagacagccgtgaagagggcacgacaaaacctattccccctcaggagactgaaaagatttggcatgggtcttcagatcttcaaaaggttttacagctacaccatcgagagcatactgacgggttgcatcactgcctggtatggcaactgctcggcctctgaccgcaaggcactacagagggtagtgcgtacagccctgTACATCACcaaggccaagcttcctgccatccaggacctctataacaagcgatgtcagaggaaggccctaaaaattgtcaaagactccagccaccctagtcatagactgttctctctgctactgcccGACAAGtgctaggtccaagaggcttctaaacagttctactcccaagccataagactcctgaacatctaatcaaatggctacccagactatttgcattgccccccctcttatacgctgctgctactctctgttattatttatgtatagtcactttaataactctacctatatgtacatattacctcaattatctcgacaccggtgccccacacattgactccggtaccccctgtatatagcctcactactgttatttattgttgctcttcaattatttgttattcttattgtttaCTTTTTTTAacgtattttcttaaaactgcattgttggttaagggcttgtaagtaagcatttcactgtaaagtctacacctgttgtttttggcgcatgttttttttttgtgtgtgtaattAGGCCATGGTGCAGTATCCATATTTACCTGCAGAGGGAGACATTGAGTCAGTGCAGAAACAGCACAAATGTGGAAAGATATGGACACAGAGTTCTTTCTGTCATTAGCCTCACTCTCCTATTGAGAGCTTTGTAGAAAAACACCCATACCTTTGGGCTGTTTACCAAACCAATATGCCTACAGATCAATACAATTTAATTCTGTCCAGTTCTGCACTTGAATCCTGCAGATGGGCTTTCTGTTAGACATTGTGCTGAGCTTTCACTAATAGACCATTTAGATAAAGGTAGTTTAAAAAGCACATACATTTTCAAATTCACAGTATGTGGGTGAACTTCTCATCTGGTCTGGTGTCTTCTGAGGGGAGGCATCAGTGTCAGCCAGTCCTCTCCCTGCAACAGCAAGGTATAAGACAGAGAGTTGCTGAAACCTGTTATGTCATATGTGTCCTGTCCATTGTCACTATCTGCACACTGTGGAATCTCAGAGAGCAAGTCTTTGGAATAATAACAGTATTTGTGATTTGACATGAGTTGGACGAGGGATTTAAATGTTGATAATGGGCAGATCAAGTGTCTTTTCAATAAGGTCTTTGGTGGATTACGAATGTATCTTAAAGAAAGAAGAGAAAGGGCATCATGGGAGACAGGGACTGAGGATCTGTTTGGCTCTCTATGAGGTCTGACCCTGACCTTAGTCTGAcctggaagaagggagggagagagaggggtgtgtgtgtgtgtgttttatatgaTAAACTATGCAATGGACACACTTTTCTGTCTGACAATTATTGTTCTTGACATCACATCTGTACTTATCTGAAGTGGGGACCCACAGACTTACTCAGACTATTGACACATTCATTCTACTAAGTGTCTCAATGATGCAATAGCTTTCTGTCTCTTCTCCAAAGGAAAGGTTATTGCCTATTTGAATGCTCTCTCTGTGCATTACAATGACATCATCCTCGAAGAGAAAATTACGTCATCCCTTCCGGGACCCTTCTTACCGCCCCAACCAATTGAGCTGAAACCAATTTAAATGTTTTCTATTGGCCCTGCCAGTTCCAGAAAACGCCTTCTCTTGCCTTCGGTTGGTTGAAGTGTAACCGATGCCCTGTGGTGATTGGTGCCAACTGCACATCTGTCTGTGCGTCCGACCATGAGAAGAATACAGAGGTGGAGATGACTAGCGGGTAATTTGGTTTTGACATGTATAGACGATTTGCATTTCTGTAGAAATACGTTCAAAATCCATGATATACACAGTTGAATTTAGAAAGATCTGAAAATAACACTTGAAAAAAAATCATAAACCATATTTAGGCCTAAACATTTAACGACCTACTCTGCACAACAAACATTAAATAGTGAAATATGTTGAAGACAAAAAGGAACATTTGTGATATACATAGTTTATTATGGGGGGTCACGGTCAAAAAGCCAGTGTGAGCAATAGGTGAGTTTTGAGCTGTGAATGACGCAGTTCTCATACTAGACACCAGAGGGGGAGAATGTTTCACTGTTGCCTACAATATGAGGCTGTAGAAGTTATTAGTCCTTCTCTGATTTCCATACATGTCGGGTCTAACATTGAATGTGAGTGTAATTTTAATGTGTGTCAATGTAAAATGAAATCACGACTGTGCCCTTAtgagtgtgtgcgcgcgcgctccCATGCATGATCAATTAATTGTAGAGCCCCGCGCGTGAGTGGGCGCGTGAGAGCTGCGAGTTTATTTCTTTAAGACCCAGCACCTTTTTATCCGAGGGGAGAGGAATGgatggagagaatgaggagagagagagagagaaagacgggggTTGTCTATGGTGAGGTGTAACGTCGCTCGCGCCCAGTGCCATCGTTTACATGtgtgagaagggagaggggaggcgGTTGCTTGCTGGCAACTGGGTTTTCACGGCGATACGACTTTTAACCGCGAGATGCCCGGATGGGGTAAATGGGAATTATGTATTTTTTGCTTTCGACGATGACAAGGGTGAGATAAGAATATGAATACAACATTGGTATCTGACATTTAATGAATGTTGTGAGATGGAGCTGTGCATGATCTGCCAGCTGTTtttgaggagggggatggagagggggcgATGCGGTGGGGTGTAACGCCTAACATTGGGTGTAACGGGATGCTTCATTGCCTACAATATAATTGGGGCATTTAAGAATAGAAGAATGCATAATCTTTCATTTGTGTGTATAGCCTTTATTTCGTTTGCAGAATTATTTGCAGAGGCCATTGGAAGGAAATCGGATGGGAAGAGGCTATAGGCTCTAGCCAAAATACATTACATCTTCTGTTTTATTTTATTCACGTCGCTTTTCTGTTGTGACTGTGGTTTTAATTTATTAGGCCTAACATAGACCCTTCTCGCTAAATATGTTTTCAGATTGTAGCATACATGACAGTGTGAGACAGAGGTTATTATGAGACAGAGATATATACCCTTCTACAGACTACACATAGTCCATAATTACAATGATGACAATTTACATTCAAATACGTTATGAGACTGCCCCGCAtaaatacatgtctgtctgtctatctctgtagACTATTAAGGGATACATCCGGCTCGTTTATTTTACCCATGATCCCCCTACTGAACGAGATGGCCAGGCTAAGGCTACACCGTAACCCTCCATGACTCTCATTTCCGTGTATAACGCGTATCCATGATTAGCATTATGACTAATCGGCTGTATGGACAGATAAGAGCAGAGACCGATGGATATATAGCTTCAGACAGACGTGTGCAACGGAGTAGGTTGCCGTGGATGCCGGATAGAATTAATAGGCTCCAACTATGTATTCTCCTGATTAGTCATTGTGGTAGAACAgagataggtgtgtgtgtgtgtgtgtttgatgtccAATGaatgtgtgaagtgtgtgtgtgagagagagatgagagatagaaaagagagagagagcgtgtgtttgtgtgcatgcctGCATGCGTGTGGAGGTTGATTAGACAGATTTTTTTCCATCAAGTCAAATGCTTTCATTGTGCAATACATACACTACAGTAGGTGTCTTAATTGTCTGGCCTGCTCTGTAAACAGCTGCTTCCAACTGGCTATGACAGATTTGATTGAGTCATTATCATCTGGTTTTGTGTCTGTACTGGCCACTCCATCATCTCACCTGGTCCACCCACATCTCAGAAAAGGGgttctccacttcctcctcttccGGCCTGGATTGTTTTTATGATGTTGGttactaacaaactaacaaactttTAGTTACTAACAAACTAAAATCTGTTGCATTATTAGATCCAAGGATGAGGCtctttcaacttgtcaattacaATTATATAAGTTGATTGAGAGCCTTGAGAGTTTAATGGAAAAACACTATAATTTCTCTTCctttcccctgtttctctcttcctttcccctgtttctctcttcctttcccctgtttctctcttccgttcccctgtttctctcttcatttcccctgtttctctcttcctttcccctgtttctctcttcctttcccctgtttctctcttccgttcccctgtttctctcttcatttcccctgtttctctcttcctttcccttgtttctctcttcctttcccctgtttctctcttcctttcccttgtttctctcttcctttcccttgtttctctcttcctttcccctgtttctctcttcctttcccctgtttctctcttcctttcccctgtttctctcttcctttcccctgtttctctcttcctttctcttgtttctctcttcctttcccctgtttctctcttcctttcccctgtttctctcttcctttcccctgtttctctcttcctttcccctgtttctctcttcctttcccctgtttctctcttcctttcccctgtttctcttttcctttccccggtttctctcttcctttccccggtttctctcttcctttccccgGTTTCTGTCTTCctttcccctgtttctctcttcctttcccctgtttctctcttcctttcccttgtttctctcttcctttccccgGTTTCTGATCATCTTGTTCTCTATTTTCCAGCTGCTTCTCTAATCTGTCTGAAGACCACCCTGGTGTGTCTGAGGCCCTCCACTACACctgccctccctctttccccttcccTAAACTCTTAGACACCCCCATGGACTCCTCCTAGCTCGTCCTACCACTCTAGACCTTGCCTTTGGAAACCTAACTGCACCCCACCTAAAGACACACACCGCACCCCAAAGGTACCTCACAATTACCTGGGCCCATCACTCAGCCagactcactgagacaaccaATCAGTTGTTATCACCACAAGCAGAGAGCCAATCAGGTGTTTGCCAGACACAGCAGAGCTATTCCTATTGTAGCAAATCATCCAAAGGAGCGAATTCGGTGAAGCCAGGAAGTAGAGATGAGAAGGTAGCAAGGTACAGAGTGACAAGCCGTTAACCAACCAAACACAGGCCTGTTAGTGATGACTGTGACGTCTTATTCATAGAGAGGTGaggtacagaggagagagaagggtaacAGAGTGCCACCATTCTGCTTGCCTGTCTACCATCTTCTCTCACATAGTAACAGGAGAAAAGGACAAGGACACAAACAAAAGAGAGAGACCAAGGGCCAAAGCTaggcagagagaaatagagagagagacaaaagagaaTAGAGTGGCCTTCACACCTTACCTCATACAAGCATACACACTTGAAAAAAAATTCTGTTAGCTCCTTGAAGCAAATTCTCCCAGAACAATCCCACACTCTCCACCGACACCCACCAACTTTCAGCTAACACCCCACACACTCTCCGGCCTCAAGATGATGTGCGAGGTGATGCCCACCATCTCTGAGGATGGGCGTGGCGGGAGTGGGGGAGGGCCTTCCTCTCCGGGAGGGAGTGGCGGGGGAATGGGGGGTATGGGGGGTGGGTACGGGGGCAGAGGAGAGCCCCGGGGCGGAGGTGACGAGGGGGGCAGCACAGGGAATCTGGAGTCTCTGATGGTGAACATGCtgacggagagggagaggctgCTGGACAGCCTGAGGGAGACCCAGGACAGTCTGGGGACAGCCCAGCTTCGACTCCGAGACCTGGGCCATGAGAAGGACTCCCTCTCGAGACAGCTGTCCATCGCCCTACCACAGGTACACACGGGGAGggggggtgtgtctgtgtgtgtgtgtacattcgtGCGTCCGTGTTTGCGTGtgcacctgaaaatagctgtgcagcgacgctccccatccaacct contains the following coding sequences:
- the LOC129833452 gene encoding nucleobindin-2-like; the protein is MNLDPGWLLLLSMSLEVWSVPLDRNATPQEAQPPQEDKQEDNVDTGLYYDRYLREVIEVLETDPHFREKLQTANTEDIKNGRLSKELDLVGHHVRTRLDELKRQEVSRLRMLLKAKLDSTNTQSLQMDHASLLKQFEHLDPHNQNTFEAKDLELLISTATKDLENYDAERHDEFKRYEMLKEHERREYLKGLDQEKREKEEKRMEELKDKHRKHPKVNAPGSVAQLREVWEETDGLDPTEFNPKTFFKLHDANGDGVLDEQELEALFAKELEKVYDPKNEEDDMMEMEEERLRMREHVMKNVDINQDRLVSLEEFLKSTDKKEFNNPKEWDTLDDTKPVFTEAELQRFEAELRTKEEELGRRAESLRQEQDLLKERGKALEAQRREYQQAVLEMSQRKEKQAVEGQPPTGPNGELQFHQEMQKLEDQGAKAPVEQEVQEAQNNLPAEPPQNLPINT